The following proteins are co-located in the Streptococcus downei MFe28 genome:
- a CDS encoding acyltransferase family protein, producing the protein MRIKWFSFVRVTGLLLVLVYHFFRKALPGGFIGVDVFFAFSGFLITALLIDEYHRKQSIDLLSFFKRRFYRIVPPIVIMVLVTMPFTLLVRNDFIASIGRQIVAAFGFMTNWYEIFIGSNYENQFNPHLFLHTWSLAVEVHFYIFWGILVWWLSRRKLTSVNFRGAIFLASTALFFSGYLVMFISSFLVKNVSFNYFSTFSHSFPFYLGAIYATMSGVADTTKRFKKNVQRWSLRRILFQFVGSFALLLLLGFVLSYDGQLTYLFGFALASLFACLMIYAARALHDKLPAVDEPVVVTFFSDISYGIYLFHWPFYIIFSQLMSNWLASLLTFVLSTAFAALSFYVIEPMIAGKEPKMLGIKLNVTPCKKWIIGSAGILAVISLIISFAAPKLGEFESGVLVDSLTQADTGMNLTNQRTAGDANAQNNVLIIGDSVALRSQDTFSSKMPNALIDASVSRSFDAAYETFKTNVDANTLPETVVLAVGVNSPDNYQSDIQQFLDALPDGHRLVLVTPYDAQEDTKMSAVRDYELQLAQDNDYVTVADWYQTAKDNPDIWGGTDGVHYSQSTNGADLYVQTIQDAISQASKKSAKGQ; encoded by the coding sequence ATGAGAATTAAGTGGTTTTCTTTTGTCAGGGTAACAGGGCTCTTGCTGGTTCTGGTTTACCACTTTTTTAGAAAAGCATTGCCCGGCGGATTTATTGGGGTTGATGTCTTTTTTGCCTTCTCTGGTTTTCTGATTACAGCTCTCTTGATTGATGAATATCATCGCAAGCAGAGTATCGACTTGCTGAGCTTTTTTAAACGGCGTTTCTATCGCATTGTTCCACCAATTGTCATTATGGTCTTGGTTACCATGCCCTTTACGCTCTTGGTTAGAAATGATTTTATCGCTAGTATCGGTAGGCAGATTGTAGCAGCTTTTGGTTTTATGACCAATTGGTATGAAATCTTCATCGGCAGTAACTATGAAAATCAATTTAATCCCCACCTCTTCCTCCATACCTGGAGTTTGGCCGTCGAAGTGCATTTCTATATCTTTTGGGGAATTCTTGTTTGGTGGCTGTCTAGGCGTAAGCTGACCAGTGTAAATTTCCGGGGGGCTATCTTTTTAGCCTCAACGGCCCTCTTTTTTTCTGGCTACCTAGTCATGTTTATTAGTAGCTTTTTGGTTAAGAATGTTTCTTTCAACTATTTTTCGACCTTTAGCCACAGTTTCCCCTTTTATCTGGGGGCTATTTATGCGACCATGTCGGGGGTGGCTGATACCACCAAGCGCTTCAAAAAAAATGTCCAACGTTGGTCGCTCCGACGGATTTTATTCCAATTTGTTGGTAGCTTTGCTCTGCTTCTCTTGCTAGGCTTTGTTTTAAGCTATGATGGGCAGTTGACCTATCTTTTTGGTTTCGCCCTCGCTAGTCTATTTGCCTGCCTAATGATTTATGCAGCTAGGGCTCTGCATGACAAGCTTCCTGCTGTTGATGAACCAGTAGTCGTCACCTTTTTCTCGGATATAAGCTATGGCATTTACCTCTTCCACTGGCCCTTTTACATTATCTTTTCACAACTGATGTCTAATTGGTTGGCCAGTCTGCTGACCTTTGTCCTTTCAACAGCTTTTGCGGCCCTGTCTTTCTATGTTATCGAGCCCATGATTGCTGGTAAGGAGCCTAAGATGCTGGGAATTAAGCTTAATGTGACTCCCTGTAAAAAATGGATCATTGGCTCGGCTGGTATTCTAGCTGTTATTAGCCTGATTATCAGCTTTGCAGCTCCTAAACTAGGAGAATTTGAGTCTGGTGTCTTGGTGGATTCCCTCACCCAGGCTGACACAGGGATGAACTTAACCAATCAGCGAACAGCGGGCGATGCCAATGCCCAGAATAATGTCCTGATTATCGGGGACTCGGTAGCCCTGCGTTCACAGGACACCTTTAGCAGTAAGATGCCTAATGCCTTGATTGATGCTTCTGTTAGCCGAAGTTTCGATGCGGCCTATGAGACCTTTAAGACCAATGTTGATGCCAATACCCTGCCAGAGACGGTTGTCTTGGCGGTTGGGGTTAATTCACCAGACAACTACCAAAGTGATATCCAGCAATTCTTGGATGCTCTGCCAGATGGCCATCGATTGGTCTTGGTAACGCCTTATGATGCGCAAGAAGATACTAAGATGTCTGCTGTTCGGGATTATGAGCTGCAGTTGGCCCAGGATAATGACTATGTTACGGTGGCTGACTGGTATCAGACCGCCAAAGATAATCCTGATATTTGGGGAGGGACTGATGGGGTTCATTATTCCCAATCAACCAATGGAGCCGACCTCTATGTCCAGACTATCCAGGATGCTATTTCTCAGGCATCTAAGAAGTCTGCCAAGGGTCAGTAA
- the thrC gene encoding threonine synthase — translation MTLIYQSTRDAQNQVTASQAILEGLASDGGLFTPLRMPELDLDFDQLKEASYQEVAKLVLSAFLDDFTPAELDNCIAKAYDDKFDTKAIAPLVKLGDQYNLELFHGSTIAFKDMALSILPHLLTTAAKKQGVDNKIVILTATSGDTGKAAMAGFADVHGTEIIVFYPKGGVSKIQELQMTTQKGKNTHVVAIEGNFDDAQTDVKRMFNDKELGQKLLAHKMQLSSANSMNIGRFVPQIVYYVYAYAQLLKSGDIQNGQKINVTVPTGNFGNILAAYYAKEIGVPIAKLICASNENKVLTDFFASKTYDKKRDFKVTSSPSMDILVSSNLERLIFHLLGNDAAKTKHLMEELAEKGQYHLEALHPEILANFTAGFATEEETSAEIKRIYQETHYIEDPHTAVASAVYQAYKKESGDETPVVIVSTASPYKFPRVAVSAVSGRDAGDDFKAVEELHDLSGVAIPRAVAGLETAEVRHKTVVATNAMQKAVEDYLGV, via the coding sequence ATGACCTTAATTTATCAATCAACTAGGGATGCTCAAAATCAAGTGACCGCCAGCCAGGCCATTCTAGAGGGATTGGCTAGTGATGGGGGGCTCTTTACTCCTCTAAGAATGCCAGAGCTTGACCTTGATTTTGACCAATTGAAGGAGGCTTCCTACCAAGAGGTAGCCAAGTTAGTTTTGTCGGCCTTCCTGGACGATTTTACCCCAGCCGAATTGGATAATTGTATCGCCAAGGCCTATGATGATAAGTTTGACACCAAGGCTATTGCGCCTCTGGTAAAACTGGGAGACCAATACAATCTGGAGCTCTTTCATGGGTCTACAATCGCCTTTAAGGATATGGCCTTATCCATCTTGCCCCATCTCTTAACCACTGCGGCTAAGAAGCAGGGGGTTGATAATAAGATTGTCATCCTGACAGCGACCTCTGGAGATACTGGAAAGGCAGCCATGGCTGGCTTTGCTGACGTGCATGGAACTGAAATTATTGTCTTTTATCCTAAGGGTGGGGTCAGCAAGATTCAAGAGTTGCAGATGACTACCCAAAAGGGCAAGAACACCCACGTTGTTGCTATTGAGGGGAATTTTGATGATGCCCAGACCGATGTTAAGCGGATGTTTAATGATAAGGAATTGGGGCAAAAGTTGCTGGCTCATAAGATGCAGTTGTCCTCTGCCAACTCCATGAATATCGGTCGTTTTGTGCCTCAGATTGTTTATTATGTCTATGCCTATGCCCAGTTGCTCAAGTCTGGGGATATTCAAAATGGGCAAAAAATCAATGTGACGGTTCCGACAGGGAATTTTGGGAATATTTTAGCAGCTTATTATGCCAAGGAAATTGGGGTTCCCATTGCCAAGCTGATTTGTGCTTCCAATGAAAACAAGGTTTTGACCGACTTTTTTGCAAGCAAGACCTATGATAAAAAACGGGACTTTAAGGTAACCTCTAGTCCCTCAATGGATATACTAGTTTCTTCAAACTTGGAACGCCTGATTTTCCACCTCCTAGGAAATGATGCCGCTAAAACCAAGCATTTGATGGAAGAACTGGCTGAAAAGGGCCAATACCATCTGGAAGCCCTCCATCCAGAAATTCTGGCAAACTTTACGGCTGGTTTTGCGACAGAGGAAGAGACTTCTGCTGAAATCAAACGGATCTACCAGGAGACTCATTATATTGAGGACCCTCATACGGCGGTAGCCTCCGCAGTCTATCAGGCCTACAAGAAAGAGTCTGGAGATGAGACTCCCGTTGTTATCGTTTCGACAGCCAGTCCCTACAAATTTCCACGTGTAGCCGTATCTGCCGTCAGTGGTCGAGATGCTGGGGATGACTTCAAGGCCGTAGAAGAGCTCCATGACCTGTCTGGAGTTGCTATTCCGCGAGCAGTGGCTGGTTTAGAGACAGCAGAGGTTCGCCATAAGACCGTCGTGGCCACAAACGCTATGCAGAAGGCCGTTGAGGATTATCTAGGAGTGTAG